In the Diorhabda carinulata isolate Delta chromosome 9, icDioCari1.1, whole genome shotgun sequence genome, one interval contains:
- the LOC130897823 gene encoding ecdysteroid-regulated 16 kDa protein-like, which translates to MKSFSVICMVLLFGSTFSLNDSKHTHVKSCAEGGQLPVVDIVTNGVLCVKPPCIVIPGTEATLSINFTSPDYVPSITPKFVATYAGANIPYSTGQKDACEYINNTACPLGEGEFVTYVYGLKIQSWFPSVSVGLEVSFINDYDNEVIVCFAVDLQVKSG; encoded by the exons atgaagTCCTTTTCAGTAATCTGCATGGTTTTACTTTTTGGATCCACTTTTTCTTTGAACGATAGCAAGCATACCCACGTTAAAAGTT gtGCAGAAGGTGGACAGTTACCAGTAGTAGATATAGTAACTAACGGCGTGCTATGCGTAAAACCTCCTTGTATAGTGATACCTGGAACAGAAGCTACActatcaataaattttacatcAC CTGATTACGTACCGTCTATTACACCAAAATTTGTAGCTACATATGCAGGAGCTAATATACCCTATTCAACAGGCCAGAAAGATGCTTGTGAATATATAAACAACACTGCGTGTCCTTTGGGTGAAGGTGAATTTGTTACTTATGTTTATGGATTGAAAATTCAGAGCTGGTTCCCATCG gtaTCTGTTGGCCTGGAAGTATCGTTTATTAATGACTACGATAATGAGGTTATAGTATGCTTTGCAGTAGATCTTCAAGTGAAGTCTGGttag
- the LOC130898045 gene encoding serine protease HTRA2, mitochondrial-like, translated as MSYLRKFLKHKFLVSFSNFKNFKNGSTSQAETFDKLIKPTSRRNDKSVELFVILATGYIFYKTIKYYTLIPTVNAATALGSTPLAGRRRQFNFIADVVETSAPAVVYIEIKDSRRIDFFTGRPTTISNGSGFIIDENGLILTNAHVVTNKPNAKVEVKLIDGSVYHGQVEDIDIVSDLATVRIPAKNLPVMKLGSSSDLKPGEFVVAIGSPLALSNTVTSGVVSSTQRGSAELGLHGKDMHYIQTDAAITFGNSGGPLVNLDGEAIGVNSMKVTAGISFAIPIDYVKAFLKTAKGPKGPDKPKRLYMGITMLTLTPQIIHELQQRNHQIPRDIEKGVLVWKVIYGSPAHAGGLQPGDIVTHIDGKQIQHSNDIYGILAENKTRNLKISINRSGKSMDLTITPEDFS; from the exons ATGTcctatttaagaaaatttttaaaacacaaatttttagttagtttttctaatttcaaaaattttaaaaatggtaGTACGAGTCAAGCTGaaacttttgataaattaattaaaccAACATCTAGAAGAAATGACAAAAGTGTTGAACTGTTTGTAATATTAGCTACaggttatattttttataaaacaattaaatattatactcTTATTCCAACTGTAAATGCGGCCACAGCATTGGGATCTACACCTTTAGCAGGAAGACGTagacaatttaattttatagctGACGTTGTGGAAACTTCAGCACCTGCTgtagtttatattgaaatcaaGGATTCTAGGagaattgattttttcactGGAAGACCAACAACAATATCAAATGGTTCAG GTTTTATAATAGATGAAAATGGTTTGATATTAACGAATGCTCATGTAGTTACAAACAAACCAAACGCTAAAGTGGAAGTAAAACTTATAGATGGTTCAGTTTATCATGGTCAAGTAGAGGATATTGATATTGTAAGTGATCTAGCTACTGTGAGAATACCAGCAAAAAATTTACCAGTTATGAAGCTAGGTAGCTCTTCAGATTTAAAACCAGGAGAGTTTGTTGTAGCCATCGGTAGTCCTTTAGCATTGAGCAATACTGTTACAAGTGGAGTAGTCAGTTCAACTCAAAGAGGATCAGCAGAATTAG GTTTACATGGCAAGGACATGCATTATATTCAAACAGATGCTGCAATCACTTTTGGCAATTCTGGTGGTCCTTTAGTAAATTTAGACGGGGAAGCAATTGGAGTAAATAGTATGAAAGTGACTGCAGGTATTTCATTTGCAATACCAATTGATTATGTTAAAGCATTTCTCAAAACGGCCAAAGGTCCAAAAGGCCCCGATAAACCAAAAAGGCTGTATATGGGCATCACAATGTTAACATTAACACCACAGATTATACATGAACTACAACAAAGAAATCATCAAATTCCCAGAGATATAGAAAAAGGTGTTTTGGTGTGGAAAGTTATTTACGGATCTCCAGCTCATGC aggGGGATTACAACCCGGTGACATAGTAACTCATATCGACGGAAAACAAATTCAACACTCAAATGACATTTACGGTATTCTGGcagaaaacaaaacaagaaatttgaaaatatcaataaatagaaGTGGTAAAAGTATGGACTTAACAATCACTCCTGAAGATTTTAGTTGA
- the LOC130898046 gene encoding pre-rRNA-processing protein TSR2 homolog: MEEIMHKVVQQILSNWTGLRLSVEHSMGGPNSKQVAIQCIEEVSEFCIQEKDLDVECIEDFLEDIIDEKFNTIFEDGSPKEIATILFKFVELLRSGNIQQCEEEFNKLPTSYSNWLQHTRIQNPQANSDSSSDDNEIEMSEEPKEDGWTVVQTRRKKH; this comes from the exons atggaGGAGATTATGCACAAGGTTGTGCAGCAAATACTGAGTAATTGGACTGGCTTAAGGTTATCAGTTGAACATTCTATGGGAGGCCCAAACAGTAAAcag GTTGCAATCCAATGTATTGAAGAGGTATCTGAATTTtgtattcaagaaaaagatttaGATGTAGAATGTatagaagattttttagaagatattatcgatgaaaaatttaatacaattttcgAAGATGGTTCCCCAAAAG aaatagCAACGattcttttcaaatttgttgaGTTACTAAGAAGTGGTAACATACAGCAATGTGAAGaggaatttaataaattacCAACTTCCTATAGTAATTGGTTACAACATACTCGGATACAAAATCCACAG gcCAATAGTGATTCATCTAGTGATGATAATGAGATAGAAATGTCTGAAGAACCGAAGGAGGATGGATGGACAGTGGTACAAACTCGAAGGAAAAAACACTAA
- the LOC130897788 gene encoding glutamyl-tRNA(Gln) amidotransferase subunit B, mitochondrial, producing the protein MVLKIVHNQMTLVRGLSQISNKSKWKSVVGLEVHAQINSASKLFSGASTQFSSPVNTNVSLFDCSTPGTLPVLNKRSVEAGVLTALSLNCKVNPVSHFDRKHYFYADLPNGYQITQQRAPLAVGGYLEFQVFTPGIHKVPYTTKVKIKQLQLEQDSGKSLHDENKSFVDLNRAGVSLMELVFDPDLKDGEEAAALVKELISILQRIQTCTCKMEEGALRVDANVSIHKESEPLGVRTEIKNIGSVRGVAGAVSYEIRRQIKLKEAGQTITNETRAWDASSKTTVAMRDKEVEQDYRYMPEPNLPPLHIAMGPIQLGSVNADELKKCIPELPEETRQRLRKENGLTLEQSIILVNDSPLLKVFEEISAKKVSAKLAANFLINDVNTMLNKKDMDSKEIINPGHIGEILELLEREDINRNTARILLENVLSGNDQNPNQIVKEKDLLQISDETELKNICIQVIEENKKAVRDYKAGKTKAFKALLGAVVSKSKSRANMKKIIVILKDLLEN; encoded by the exons ATGGTTTTAAAAATTGTGCATAACCAAATGACTTTAGTGAGAGGACTATCTCAAATATCCAATAAAAG CAAATGGAAAAGTGTAGTAGGTCTAGAAGTTCATGCCCAAATAAATTCAGCGAGCAAATTATTTTCTGGAGCCTCTACACAATTTTCATCACCTGTAAATACAAATGTTTCCTTATTCGATTGCTCCACTCCGGGGACATTGCCGGTATTAAATAAAAGAAGCGTTGAAGCTGGTGTTTTAACAGCATTAAGTTTAAATTGTAAAGTAAATCCTGTTTCTCATTTTGATAGAAAACACTATTTTTACGCTGATTTACCT AATGGTTATCAGATAACACAACAAAGGGCACCTTTGGCAGTGGGAGGATATTTAGAATTTCAAGTATTCACACCGGGTATTCATAAAGTTCCTTACACCACTAAagttaaaattaaacaattacAACTTGAACAAGACAGTGGAAAAAGTTTACATGATGAAAATAAAAGCTTTGTGGATTTAAATCGAGCAGGAGTTTCTCTTATGGAATTAGTTTTTGATCCAGATTTGAAAGATGGAGAAGAAGCAGCTGCTCTAGTTAAAGAACTCATTTCCATTTTACAAAGGATACAAACATGCACTTGTAAAATGGAAG aaggAGCATTGAGAGTTGATGCCAATGTGTCTATCCACAAAGAATCAGAACCTCTAGGAGTAAGAACTGAAATCAAGAATATAGGTTCTGTGAGAGGGGTAGCTGGAGCAGTTTCATATGAAATTCGTAGACAGATAAAGTTGAAGGAAGCTGGACAAACTATCACAAATGAAACAAGAGCGTGGGACGCTAGTTCCAAAACTACAGTTGCAATGAGAGATAAAGAAGTTGAACAG gATTATAGGTACATGCCAGAGCCTAATTTACCTCCTCTTCATATTGCTATGGGTCCAATCCAACTTGGAAGTGTTAATGCGGATGAATTGAAAAAGTGTATACCTGAACTTCCAGAGGAAACAAGACAGAgattaagaaaagaaaatggtCTAACATTGGAACAGTCCATTATATTAGTT aatgaCAGTCCATTATTGAAAGTATTTGAGGAAATTTCAGCCAAAAAAGTTAGTGCAAAATTGGCagccaattttttaattaatgacGTTAACACTATGCTGAACAAGAAAGACATGGATTCCAAAGAAAT TATTAATCCTGGGCACATTGGAGAAATATTGGAATTACTAGAAAGAGAAGATATTAATCGAAATACTGCTAGGATTTTGCTGGAGAATGTGCTGTCTGGTAATGACCAAAATCCAAATCAG ATCGTTAAAGAAAAAGATTTGTTACAAATAAGTGATGAAAcggaattgaaaaatatttgcattcaggttatagaagaaaataaaaaagcagtTCGTGATTATAAAGCGGGTAAAACGAAAGCTTTTAAGGCGTTACTAGGAGCTGTAGTTTCAAAAAGTAAAAGTAGAGCCaacatgaagaaaattattgttattttaaaggATCTACTGGAAAATTGA
- the LOC130897986 gene encoding NEDD8-conjugating enzyme Ubc12: MIKLFSLKQQKKDGEPSPRPGNQKKASAAQLRITKDINELNLPKTCTTEFPDPDDLLTFKLVICPDEGFYRTGRFIFSFKVGPNYPHEPPKVKCETQLYHPNIDQQGNVCLNILREDWKPVLTINSIVYGLQYLFLEPNPEDPLNKEAAEVLTNNRRLFEQNVQKAIRGGYVGGVYFDRCSK, translated from the exons atgattaaattattttcattaaagcAACAAAAGAAAGATGGAGAACCATCACCAAGGCCAGGGAATCAAAAGAAAGCTTCAGCTGCACAATTAAGAATAACAAAAG atattaaTGAGTTAAATCTTCCCAAGACTTGTACAACAGAATTTCCGGATCCTGATGACCTATTAACGTTTAAGTTGGTGATATGTCCTGATGAG gGTTTCTACAGAACAGGTAGATTCATATTCAGCTTCAAGGTAGGTCCAAATTATCCACATGAACCACCAAAAGTAAAGTGCGAAACTCAATTATATCACCCTAACATTGATCAACAAGGCAATGTTTGCCTCAATATTCTAAGAGAAGACTGGAAACCAGTCCTGACTATTAACAGCATTGTTTATGGTCTTCAGTACCTATTCTTAGAGCCAAACCCAGAAGATCCCCTTAATAAGGAAGCTGCAGAAGTTCTAACCAATAATCGCAGATTATTCGAACAGAATGTACAGAAAGCAATTAGAGGTGGATATGTGGGTGGAGTTTATTTTGATCGTTGTTCAAAGTGA